The following DNA comes from Methanothermus fervidus DSM 2088.
AAAGACTAGGACGAGATCCTAACCCACTGGAATATGGAATGCTAGATGTCATGTTTTCTGAACATTGTTCATACAAAAGTAGTAGGCCTGTTATCAAAATGTTTCCAACAGAAGGTGACAAAGTTATTGTTGGACCTGGAGATGATGCTGGTGTAATCGAAATTAATAAAAAATTTGCTTTGGCAGTAGGTATAGAAAGTCATAATCATCCTTCAGCAATCGAACCATACAGTGGTGCAGGAACTGGTATTGGTGGAATATTGCGTGACATAATTTCTATGGGAGCATGGCCAATTGCACTTCTGGATTCATTACATTTTGGACATTTGGAGGATCAAAGATCATGTTATCTATTTGAAAACGTTGTTAAAGGAATATCTGATTATGGAAATAGAGTAGGGGTTCCAACCGTAGCAGGTGAAGTAGAATTTGATGAAAACTTCAAATTAAATCCTCTTGTAAATGTAATGTGTATAGGTATAGTTCCAAAAAAGAAAATAAAAAGAGGAATTGCACCCAATGTAGGTGATGTATTCTTTTTAATGGGTGGACTAACAGGTAGGGATGGAATTCATGGAGTAACCTTTGCTTCTGAAGAATTAACCAGTGAATCAGAAATAGAAGATCGTCCAGCAGTTCAAATAGGTGATCCATTTACAAAAAAAATAGTCATGGAAGCTTCTTTTGAAATAATGGAAAAAATACCTGTTTCAGGTGTTAAAGATCTTGGCGGTGGCGGTCTAACATGTTGTATTTCAGAAATGGTTGCAAAATGTAACAATGGAGCAGAAGTATATGTTGATAAGGTTCCATTACGAGAAAAGAACATGACTCCATATGAAATAATGCTCTCAGAATCTCAAGAAAGAATGATGTTTGTGATGCCACCAAAGTATGTAGAAAAAGCTTTAAAAATATGTAAGAAGCATGAAATACCTGCTGCAGCTGTAGTTGGTAAAGTAACTGATACAGGTAGGTTAGTTGTAAAGAAAAACAATAAAATTATAGCAGATATCCCTGCAGATTTATTGGCTAATCCTCCAGTTGTATACAGAGAATCCAAAAAACCAAAAAAGATTAAAACTAAAATACCTGATGTAGAGCATCCTCACCCAGAAGAAGCTTTAAAAAAGGTTCTATCATCCCAAAATATAGCAGATAAAAGTTGGGTATATTATCAATATGATTATGATGTACAGATAAGAACTATTGTTAAACCAGGAGATGATGCTGCAGTATTAAGGATTGATGATAAAACAGCTATAGCAGCCACTGTTGATAGTAATTGTGCCCATACAAAATTAAGTCCATATCATGGTGGTGCAGGATCAGTTGCAGAAGCTATAAGAAATGTTGTCTCCATGGGTGCATGGCCAATTTGTATTGTAGATTGTCTTAATTTTGGCAATCCTGAAAAACCTGAAATATTTTGGCAATTTAAAGAATGTGTCAAGGGGATGGCAAAGGTTGCAAAAGAATTCAAAGTACCTGTAATAAGTGGTAATGTTAGTTTTTATAATGAAACTGAAGGTATAGCTGTTAATCCTTCACCAGTGGTAGGCGTTGTAGGTAAAGTACCCATAAATAATATTCGAACCCTTGAATTTAAAAATAAAGGTGATAAAATTATAATGGTTAGCAAAACATACAAAGAACTCGGTGGTTCAGAATATTATAAAGTTGTTCATGGTATTTCCAGCGGGATAGTCCCAAAGGTAAGGATCCAAGATGAAATAGCAGCTGCTAAATCTATTTATAATCTTGTTTCTAAAGACAATGAAAATAAAATCACTGCAATCCATGACTGTTCTAAGGGAGGACTTGCTATTGCATTGAGTGAAATGGCAATAAGAAGCGGTATTGGCGCTAAAATAGATTTAGATTTAGTGCCTAAATCAGAAAATATTGATAAAATCGAAACTTTATTTTCAGAATCACATGGAAGATACATAATGACCGTAGATAAATCGGTTGCAAATGATTTTATAAAAGAAATAAATGTCCCAGCAAAAATAATAGGAAAAGTTACATCTAAAAAACTTAAAATTAATGATATAATAAACATAAGTGTTAAGGAACTTCAGGAAAGTTATTATGGTGTCATAGAAAATTTTGTTGTATAATCTCTTAAGAATGATAAAAATGAATTTTAAGAGAGAAGTAATAAGGCAAACAATACATGCTTCGGGAGCATGGTTTATTTTACTTGAAAATTTTTTTCCAAATTATTTAATTGGATCAATAGCCTTACTTTTTAGCTTAATTGGGTATTTCATTTGGTATTTAGATAGAAGAGTATATTTAAGCTTTATATCTAAAATTTTGAGAACATGTAGAAGAAATAAAAAAGACAAGGGATTTATTTATTTTTTTATAGGGATTGGACTAACTTTCCTTTTATTTAATAATAAAGATATTATAAATGCTGCAATTATAGTTCTATGTTTTGGAGATGCCCTATCTACAATAGTTGGTAGATTTTATGGAAAACATCCTTTTCTATTTGGGGAAAAAACATGGGAGGGATTCTTAACATTTTTATTCACATCTTTTTTTTGACAATGATAATACTTGACCCAATAAGAGCATTTATTGCAGCATTGGTGGGCGCATTGGCAGAAAATCTTCCACTGGAAGATAATATAACGATACCTCTTTTTGTTGGCATTGCTTTGAGCTACTCCTCATAGAGTTTCCTACTTCATCAAGCTTCATCAAGAAAAAATATAGTCCTAAGTAGGGCATTCTCCCAAACAGACAATCAAAGCTACTCCACTCTTCAACAATACATGAATTTCATTTAGATTTATCATGAAAATTTAGGTTTTTTCTAGATATTATTGCATTTTGGACAAAAAAGAAATTAAAAAATAAGAAAATCATTTCTCCGGCCTTCTCAATAGATATCCTGCTGCTATTAATGCAATCAATATTATAACTCCGATTATTCCTGCAAATGGCACTGATGATGGACTTCCAATTCCTTTAGACACTGGTGTAATCTCATATGCTTTACCTGCTGCAGCACCTGTAATTCCTGCTTTACCTGTAGCACCTGATTCTGATGAGGATTTACTTGCAGCTCCAGAAGCTTGAGCTGCTCCTCTTGCACCAACTTCACCACCAACTCTACCTGAAGGACCTGAAATTCCTGGTGAAACTCCCCTTGTTGCTGCAGTTCCAATTCCTACTCTTCCTAATGCAGTTGGAGCTCCTAGTTGTGATGGTGCTCCTGGAATTGAAGGTTGTGGTGTAGTTGTTGGAATTCCAGGGACTGAAGGTTGTGGTGTTGTTGGAGCTCCTGGGATTGAAGGAGCAAATGCAGCATTTTTTGTTGCTATATATAGCTGAGATCTTACTGAATTTAATAGATTTGGATTTACATAGTTTAATGCCCATCTTATCATAGCTATATTTCCACAACTGCAATCACAGCATGCTGGTCCATATCTGGCTATTAGAGCTGCCCATCTATTCATGAGGAATCTCATTGTATTCGCATCTAATTTTAATCGATTTTGATGTGCTAAGGTTAACAATGTGCCTATCCAATGAATCTGATCAAATGGATTGTTGTTAAGCCAGTTTGAAATGCCTAAATTATATTTATCTCTTAAATACACATCTATGAATTCCTTATACACGTCACTACTAATTTCTCCTGGAACTGTAGTCTGCCAAATTTTCAGAGATTCAATGAATGTTGAAATCCTATAAGCTCCTGCCTGGCCTTTACTCATCAATGCTTTAATAAATTCTGGATTGAAATATCTCGTTCTGAGATCTCTTGCAATATAATCACTTAAAGAAAGTATTTCTGGATTAAATTTATTAGAAGTTATAGCAATCCTAATTTTTGGAGTTTCACCTGTTAATACTCTTATTGTCATTGCCAATCCACCTAAATAACTTGCCATAGCATCATTTTCTGCAACGCCAACTACATATGTACTTCTTCCTTGATATATACCTGAAACTCCGCTCAATAAATCTTTAAATAAGTCTGTATTCTTCTCACCCCAGGTAGTCTCTGAATAGAAATTACTCATCCTATTTATGAAGATATTTGATAAATCTGTCTCGTTTTTCCAGGTCCATGGTTGATCTATAGCTTCTTTTATGCCAGTTCCATATCCTCCAGCAGGTGGGCCCACTATCCTTAATATTGCATAATTTCCTGCTTTTTCAGGTTCTACTCCTGATGCTATATATTTTTGAACAGATTCTAACCAATGTTTAGCTACATAATTTTGATCTATTGGATCATCGCCTTTTACTAAAAGTTTTAGATCAACTAATGGTTTCACTGCCGCATCTAATGCCTTTACTATTGTATCATTATATTGTCTTGCTATTGTATTATAAGATGCTGCAAGAGCTAATCTAAATGCACGATCAAGTAATACTGCAACCTGTCCATAAGCATCTCTGAATAAACCACTAATCATGACAATTGCATCGATTCTAGGCCTATTTAGAGTTGTTAGTGGTGTTAATTTAATACCAGAGACTCTTCCTCCTGCTGCCCAGGTTGGCTCCACACCTAACAATCTTAAAACAAATGAAACCATTGCTCCATCGTCTCTAGCTACATCAACTCCAAATATAACGACAGCCAGTTTTTCTGGCGGCTTTTCATATTCTTTTAATGCTAAATCAGCAATCTTTTTTCCTAATTCATATGCAGATTGTGTTGGTATCAATGTTGGATCTGTTGCATAGAAGTTCTTTCCAGTTGGTAAGACATTAGGATTAACAATAGGATCTCCACCAATCTGTGGAGCAACGTATCCACCATTTAAAACATTTAACAATGAATTTAATTCAGAATTAAAACTTTGTTTCAATTTGTCGATGAGATCTTTTCCTAATTCTAATTTCTTTGTAATATTTTGTGAAACTGTGATATTTTTTCCTAACAATATGTCTTTTATCCATGCCTTCACTTGGTTATAAAGTTCATCAAACATCTCAGGTGTTATATTTTCATATGAAATTCCTTTTTCCTGTGCCAATAACCTTATAATAGATGGATTGTCAACTCCACCATCTATACTTAACATTGAAGCTACAGTTTCAGCTATTTCGTCTGCAGTCCATTCTTTTCCAAATGTATGTAATCCATAGGGCATCAATGTTGTTTCAATTTTAATTAAGTAATCTGAGCATGCTTTGATTAATTCTTCATCGCTTAAATTAGTATTTATTTCAATTTTAGATCTCTCTATTAATTTCTTTATATCCTGTATATATGCCTTTTTGAGATTTTCATCTATAGCTTTTTTATAATTTTCTAATAATGTTTTAAGATTTAATAAGTCTCCGTATAATCCTGACAACTTCATTGGAGGTGTTAAGTAATCTATTATTACCCCATAACCTCTTCTTTTTATTAATAATCCATCAGCCACGTTATCGACTCTGTATAGATGAATGTTAGGTGTATCTCCAATAACTATATCTGGGAAATCAAAATCTAGTAATGCTGTTTGCTTTCTAGGAAGATGTTGATAAGTTGTGTCTACACCAATGTGAATCATTGCATCTGCATTAAATTCTTTATTTATCCAAGCATAGAATGCGAGATATTGGTGATGTGGAGGAAGTATCAACGCATGTAACAAAGCATCTGGATTTCCTTCGTAACCTAATATTGGTTCTGGCCCAATGAATACATTTCCAATAATAATTCCAGGTATAACAATATATTTTGTTCCATTTTTAACTATAGTCATCAGATTGCCTGGAGGCTCTCCCCAACCTGCAAGTCCTGTAATATTTAACAGCATGAACTCTTTTTTCATCCTATAGAATTCTTCCCATGTGCTCGTGCCATTTATTATTGATCTCAATGTGCTTACAATTTTATCCAGTATTTCTAATCCTCTTTGTGATTTATTAGGACACATCTTTATACAATCTCTCATTTCTTTATACCATTTGTCAAGGACTTTTGTTGCAGTGCTGAGAATACCCGGATCCTTTTTACTATAATTCAGAGCAAATTTTATTATTTCTTCTATATATCCAAGAGGACCTTCCACAACATACTTTTGAGCTATTGGATTTAAACTGCTAAACCATCGTTTATATTTCTCTGCTTCCCACAATATCGAATTATTAGCAAGTTTTTCAAGTTCTCCTGGTGCCCATGGTGCCACATTTATGCCTTTAGTTCTTAAAATTTCAACAAATTCTTCAACATTTGGTATTTTGTCAATTGTATATCCTGCTTCCTTTAATTTGTTAAGTATGTTAATGATAGATTCTGGAAGATTTAAATAACTAGTTCCTATGTTCCATTTTCCTACACCATTCTCATATATAATTGCAATCTTTTTATCTTTATTTGGTTTAATTTTCAATTGTAACCATTTTTCAACTCTAGAAACAACTTTAGATACTCTTTCATCAATTACAGAATATGAACTCAATTCACAACCAGTTAAAGGATCTACACGTTTATCTAGTGCTGCAATAGCAATAGGCTCTATCAGTCCCTGTGATTCTGGGAACACTAATTGCCCTGCTATATCGTCTCTACTCCATGGTGTTAAGCCATCATCAGAAATTAACCAATCTTTAACACTTCTACTTTCAATTTGAATTATTTTTATAACAGGAATATTTAGACGTTGTAATAATGCCACAACATTTTTTGAGGCTGGTCCTCCAAGTAAGTAAGTATGTGGTGCTAAAATTATATCTACAACTGGTTTTACAGAATCTGGATTTGATTCATACTCCTTTACAGACTTTGCGGTTGTGAAAAATTCAACAATGCCTGCATATGTTTCATAACCATATCTAGCAACAACAGGTATTACATTGTAACCTTTAGTTGTCAATTTCTCAATTAATGAATCAATTCCTGCTGTACCTCCTAGTGCCACATAACTATCTAATTCTATAATTCCAACAGTTGGTTTTTGAGGATTTAATGGATAATCTTTGAAATATTCTGTTAAATTATTATAAAATTTTCCATTTCTGTAAATTACATGCCGTGAAAACACTTTAACCTCGTCATATTTTACATACACAGGTTTTTTGTTGTATTTCGCCCACATATCTATTGCACAAAGTATTAAATTCTTATCATTCTCTGTACTTGGATAACAATAATATGAATACAATTTTGCCCATTTTTGTATTTGTGGATATTTATTTACATATTGGCTTAACATCGTTAGAGGATTGTCAGAAATTTGAGTATAAGCACTGACATTGTATATATCCTGATCAGGAATTCCTTCAAATATTTTCTTACCATCAATCTGAGACAATTTTACAGAATCAACGCCTTCAGGACAACGTAAATGCACAAAAAGTTTGTCATTTGTTAAGACTCCTGGACTTTTCAATGTATTAACAAGTTTTGTATAGGTTTCCATAGTATGACCAATTGATTTTACAATGATAATATCTGAACTTTTTATCATTGCTGTTAAGTCATCTGAAGACATTTTACTTATCTGTTCACCAGTCCTAACAGTGATATTGAATTTGTCTTTATATTGAGGATACTCTTCATAAATTTTGTATGTTGCTTCAACCGAATGTCTTGCATAGTGAGGTGGATTTAAAATTAATATGTTTATTTTTTCATGATCTGTAGTATTCTCTGCGGCTGCAGTCCCTAATAAGGAGAAAATCAGTAGAAATGCTATTAGAATAATTGTTCTTCTCATAGATTTCCCTCCATCAATAAAATGTTTAACATTAGTAATAATATTAAAATTTTTTTTCATTAACAATTAAAATAAATTAAAATTAACTTCAATAACGAAGAGAGAGGTAAATTTCAAGTGTAATAGCTAGAGAGAATTAAGGAGAGGTAGTTATAAGTTATAACTTATAAGTTATAAGCGAGGAAAATAATGCTGAAACTATAGCCAAATACAAAATTATGGAAACTACAGCCAGCCTGACAGCCTTATCTATCGAATTTTCATTTAACTTCCCGTCGTCTCCTAAAACATAATGGTCTGGCTTTTCTAATTTTGCTTGTAATGCACCAGCAGTGGCCGCCATTGGATAACCTGCATTTGGACTGTCAGGGACCTTAGAATCTCTTAACATTATTTTAAAGCTATTTCTCCAATCCATATTTAAAAGTAGTGAAGCAAAGACTATTAACATTCCAGTGATCCGTGCAGGTATAAAATTAAGTATATCATCTAATTTCGCTGGGAACCATCCAATTTCTCTATACTCTTTATTCTTATATCCAATCATTGCATCAAGTGTATTCACAACCCTATAAAATACTGCACCATATATCCCAAAAAACAATGCATAAAAAATCGGAGACACTACAGAATCCACAATATTTTCACTTAAACTCTCTATGGCCGCTGAAATAATCTGTGTCCTTGATAATTCACTTGTATCTCTACTTACAATTTCAGATACTTTTTTGCGTGCAGATTCTATATCATCCAACCTCTTTTTCACTTCTAATGGATATTTAATAAGTAATTTTATTGAAAACGTAGAAGATAAAATTATTGAATAAAGAATTATTTGTAAAAACATTGGAAGAAAAGCTATGAAATAAAGTGGAATTATATAAAGTATAGAAGTGAGGAAAGTGATTATAACACCTGAAATTTTCTTATTTGGTAATCTTACATATAAGAAATCTATAGTTTTACCAATCCAAACAACAGGATGAATTCTAGTTGGAAGTTCTCCAATTAAATCCAATATTATCGCAAAAAATAAAATAATTAAAAAATTCATTGTTGGTGCCTTTTCTTTTCTAAATAAAGCTCAAGGTATGATCTTCTCTCAAAATTATTCTTTATATTTAATTTTTTACAAATTTTAAAGGCATGGTCCACATATTCTTTAATTTTATTTTTATTTTTTACATTCTTCTCAACTTCAATAAATTTACCAACTTTATATACATCATCAAGACAAATCTCAAAATCTTTAAACTTGTAAACTTTTCTTTTTTTCTTTATTGTTGCTACTGCTTTGTAACCAAGGAATTTAAGTATTTCAACCATATTTTTTAAATTTTCTATACCAACTTCAACCTCTTCTCTAGTTTTACTAATTTTATCTATTTTTGGACCTTTATATGTTAAAATTATTTTAGTTTTTTCATTTTCGATCTTTCTAATTCTCAATGCTTCATCAGTCTTTGAAAAGTCTCTGTCTGGAGCATTGAAATAAATATCTTCTTGATATATTTCCTCAATTTTTTCTGCTCCTAATTTTTTTAACCTGTCTTCAATTTCTTTTAAATTATTAACATGGGCTTTCACTTCGACTTCCATGAGCTACTCCTCAATTTCCATACTATTTAGTCTATTTAAAACATGCATGAGACGAATAATTTTCATTTTTTATTTTAATATATATAGTTTTTTCTAAGTATTATTGCGTTGGAGAGAGAAAATCAATTTCAATAAGAAGAGAGGGAGGTAAATTTCAAGTGTAATAGCTAGAGAGAATTAGGGAGAGATAGTTATAAGTTATAACTTATAAGTTATAAGTGAAATAGAGATAGACTTATCAAGCAAGATATTCTAAGAATAGACTAAATAGTATGGAAATAGAAAAAAGGTGATAGTTTATGCCTAAAGCAACGTTAGCTACAGGAATTATAGCAATAGGTGCTGGTCTAGCAATAGGTTTTGCAGGTTTAGGAGCTGGAGTAGGACAGGGAGTAGTTGGATCATCCTCAGTTGGAGCAATAGTTGAAGATCCTGGATCATTTGGTAAAAGCCTCCTATTTACAGCTCTACCAGAAACTCACACAATCTTTGGATTCATTATTGCTATAATGTTGATAATGTTTTCAGGAATGATGGGCGGATAAGCTACTCCTATTTTGAGCCACTCCCTACGGAGCTTCCTGATTCATAGAGAAAACTTGCCCAAAGACTATATCCCTATAGGAGATAGTCCTGAGTAGAGGTTTTCTCTCAGGTAGGCTATCTAGGGCTATCTTTTCCCTGACATCCAAACTTTTTGGGCTAAATTATTATATAAACAAAAATAAAAGCGGTGAGAACTATGATCTATTATATTATCTATTTTATTACCGGTCTTCTAGCAGGAGTTGTAGGTGGACTTTTGGGCACAGGTGGTTGTGTCATAATGATGCCAGTAATTCGTTTTGGTTTCCATTTTGATCCGGCTATTGCGGTAGGAACAACTTTAACTGCTGTGGTTTTTACTGCCGGTTTCGGTGCCTTTCAACATATCAAAATGAAAAATGTTGATAAAGAAACTGCGCTTTTAACCGGTTATTCAGGAATTTTAGGAGTAATTATCGGCTCAATTATTTTTGGCTACATCAAAAATCATGGTAACCTGATTGATTTGATTGTTGGTATCGCTTTCATTGTTGTTTCTTTACGAATGCTTTATGAGGGATTATTCGCCAAAATTAAGCAAGTTGAACAAGTGCAAAAAATTCCAGGGACGCCTCTCTCTAAAACGATTATAGGTTCAGTTATTGGCACTTTAACTGGTATTATTGGTTTAGGAGGAGGCTATGCTCTTGTCCCATCGTATACTTTATTCTTGAGATCTCCGATAAAGTTGGCTATCGGTACTTCTATGGCTGCTTTTGTCTGGATAGCTTTGGTTGGTGCCATCTACAAAATATTCCAGGGAGTTGTCAATATTCCAGCAGCGATTGCTTTGGGCATTGGTGCAGCGATTGGGGCGATTTATGGAGCAAAATTAGTAGCGAAATTTAAATCCAATGTCTTAAAAATCTTGTTTGGTCTTTTATTTACCTATGTCTCTTTGAAATATATATTAATTTACTTTGGCATCGTTATTTAACCACTACAGAGATAAATAAAGTGAATAGGATGCGACTCTAGGAATAAAACTTTGTAGGAACCGAGATGTTAAGAGGTAACTAATCCACAAATGAGTAAAAAATTGAAAGTGAGGGCATGATGGTGAAATCAGATTCAAAGACCTCTTCTGTCCTTCATTTATTTTTACCATTATTCAAGCCGGACTTACAACCTCTAGCGGTCCTGCAATGGTTTCATATATTAAAGATCTGTGTGTAAAACAGAACAAATGGCTTGATAAAAAACATTAAAGAGGATTAAAATTGAACAAGAGTAAAAGAAGAGTTGTGTATATTTTTAAAACAAATGCTAGTTTTGTTCATCTATATAAATACTTTTCTTATTTCTTAATCCCCGATAGAGTGGAAATCTGTTTAATTCTGAAAAAATATTAAAATAAAAAAATTTATTAGTATGGGTAGACAAAACATGAAAAACATGAAAAAAGTAAAAACCGGAATTCCTGGAATGGATGATATATTACATGGAGGAATACCTGAAAGAAATATAGTTTTGTTGTCTGGTGGTCCAGGCACTGGAAAAACAATATTTTGTCAGCAATTTCTATATAAAGGTGTTAAAGAGTATAATGAGCCAGGAATTTTAGTAGCATTAGAAGAGCATCCTGTACAAATCAGGGAAAATATGAAACAATTTGGGTGGGATGTTAGAGAACTTGAAGAAGAAGAAGAAAAATTTGTCATAGTTGATGCATTTACATCTGGAATAGGACGTGCTGCAAAAAGAGAAAAATATATAGTAAAGGATCCAAACGATGAAAGAGAATTAATCGATGTTTTAAGAACTGCTATAAATGATATTGGAGCTAAAAGAGTAGGAATTGATTCCGTAACTACCCTCTACATAAATAAACCAATGATGGCCAGAAAAACAGTGTTTCTATTAAAGAGAGTCATTTCCGGTTTAGGATGCACTGCTATTTTTACATCTCAAATTTCTGTTGGAGAGAGAGGATTTGGAGGCCCTGGAGTTGAGCATGCTGTTGATGGAATTATAAGGTTAGATTTAGATGAAATAAAAGGAGAATTAAAAAGAAGTTTGATCGTTTGGAAAATGAGAGGAACCAATCATTCTTTAAAAAGACGTCCATTTGATATAACTGATAAAGGAATTTATGTACACTCAGATAAAGTATTAAAAATTAGATGAAAGGTGTTAGTTATGATTCCATTAGTGCCTACATCAAAAACTGAAATAAATAAGTTAGAACATGTTTTAGTGTTAGGAACATTGTTTAGACCCGAAATTTTGAAATTAATAAAGGATCCTAGAGAAAGAATTACCTGGGTTGAATCTTTAGCTGTTGCTTCAGGGAGCATAGCAAGAGAAAAAGCAGGGTACACTGTAAGGGAAATAGCGGAAGAATTAGGAAGAACAGAACAAACAATTAGAAAACATGTGAAGGGTGAAACAAAGGCTGGAAAATTAGTCAGAGAAACCTATAATATGATAAAAGAAGGAAAACTAGACATGTCAGAGTTGGAAGATTTTTTAGAAACTACTGTTAGAAAAGAAGAATTAGAATCAAAATTATCAAAAGTTAAAGAATTAGATAAAAAATTAGAGAAACTTAAAAAAGAAAATGAAAAACTCAACACAAAACTAGAAAAAGTCAGGGAAAAATTGGAAGAAATATTAGAGGACATAAAATAATATTATACGTACATTCTGTCACTTTCTTTACCTTTTTCAATATCTTCACCACATTCTTTATGTATTTTCCACAAAACATGGAGTTTTGCCTTAAACACCCTCTTTATGGTGGACATCAATTTGTCTTTACTTAAACCATCTTTATATATTACGTCTCTAACAACATAACCCTGCAATACATCGTCATTTTCCTGAATTTCAAAATCAACAAGAAATTTATTCAATGAAAATTTTATATCCCACATAAATTCCCTACGTTCTTTCCTGTTTAAATCTCTAAGTTTTTGCACATGTTCTGGACTAACTTTCGTAGCACATCCAACAATAATCACATCTGATTTTCCAAGAGGTTGTATGACATCCATGTAATGTCCTGGGGGACATTCAATTAAAAAATGAAAATTTGCCGATTTATCACTCATTTCTTCCTTATACATATCTTCCTCTAATAACCATTCTCTAATTTTTTCCTTGATTTCCATATTTTTTACAC
Coding sequences within:
- a CDS encoding Magnesium chelatase (COGs: COG1429 Cobalamin biosynthesis protein CobN and related Mg-chelatase~InterPro IPR003672~KEGG: mth:MTH351 magnesium chelatase subunit~PFAM: CobN/magnesium chelatase~PRIAM: Magnesium chelatase~SPTR: O26451 Magnesium chelatase subunit~PFAM: CobN/Magnesium Chelatase), producing MRRTIILIAFLLIFSLLGTAAAENTTDHEKINILILNPPHYARHSVEATYKIYEEYPQYKDKFNITVRTGEQISKMSSDDLTAMIKSSDIIIVKSIGHTMETYTKLVNTLKSPGVLTNDKLFVHLRCPEGVDSVKLSQIDGKKIFEGIPDQDIYNVSAYTQISDNPLTMLSQYVNKYPQIQKWAKLYSYYCYPSTENDKNLILCAIDMWAKYNKKPVYVKYDEVKVFSRHVIYRNGKFYNNLTEYFKDYPLNPQKPTVGIIELDSYVALGGTAGIDSLIEKLTTKGYNVIPVVARYGYETYAGIVEFFTTAKSVKEYESNPDSVKPVVDIILAPHTYLLGGPASKNVVALLQRLNIPVIKIIQIESRSVKDWLISDDGLTPWSRDDIAGQLVFPESQGLIEPIAIAALDKRVDPLTGCELSSYSVIDERVSKVVSRVEKWLQLKIKPNKDKKIAIIYENGVGKWNIGTSYLNLPESIINILNKLKEAGYTIDKIPNVEEFVEILRTKGINVAPWAPGELEKLANNSILWEAEKYKRWFSSLNPIAQKYVVEGPLGYIEEIIKFALNYSKKDPGILSTATKVLDKWYKEMRDCIKMCPNKSQRGLEILDKIVSTLRSIINGTSTWEEFYRMKKEFMLLNITGLAGWGEPPGNLMTIVKNGTKYIVIPGIIIGNVFIGPEPILGYEGNPDALLHALILPPHHQYLAFYAWINKEFNADAMIHIGVDTTYQHLPRKQTALLDFDFPDIVIGDTPNIHLYRVDNVADGLLIKRRGYGVIIDYLTPPMKLSGLYGDLLNLKTLLENYKKAIDENLKKAYIQDIKKLIERSKIEINTNLSDEELIKACSDYLIKIETTLMPYGLHTFGKEWTADEIAETVASMLSIDGGVDNPSIIRLLAQEKGISYENITPEMFDELYNQVKAWIKDILLGKNITVSQNITKKLELGKDLIDKLKQSFNSELNSLLNVLNGGYVAPQIGGDPIVNPNVLPTGKNFYATDPTLIPTQSAYELGKKIADLALKEYEKPPEKLAVVIFGVDVARDDGAMVSFVLRLLGVEPTWAAGGRVSGIKLTPLTTLNRPRIDAIVMISGLFRDAYGQVAVLLDRAFRLALAASYNTIARQYNDTIVKALDAAVKPLVDLKLLVKGDDPIDQNYVAKHWLESVQKYIASGVEPEKAGNYAILRIVGPPAGGYGTGIKEAIDQPWTWKNETDLSNIFINRMSNFYSETTWGEKNTDLFKDLLSGVSGIYQGRSTYVVGVAENDAMASYLGGLAMTIRVLTGETPKIRIAITSNKFNPEILSLSDYIARDLRTRYFNPEFIKALMSKGQAGAYRISTFIESLKIWQTTVPGEISSDVYKEFIDVYLRDKYNLGISNWLNNNPFDQIHWIGTLLTLAHQNRLKLDANTMRFLMNRWAALIARYGPACCDCSCGNIAMIRWALNYVNPNLLNSVRSQLYIATKNAAFAPSIPGAPTTPQPSVPGIPTTTPQPSIPGAPSQLGAPTALGRVGIGTAATRGVSPGISGPSGRVGGEVGARGAAQASGAASKSSSESGATGKAGITGAAAGKAYEITPVSKGIGSPSSVPFAGIIGVIILIALIAAGYLLRRPEK
- a CDS encoding cobalamin biosynthesis protein CobD (COGs: COG1270 Cobalamin biosynthesis protein CobD/CbiB~InterPro IPR004485~KEGG: mth:MTH1409 cobalamin biosynthesis protein~PFAM: cobalamin biosynthesis protein CbiB~SPTR: O27460 Probable cobalamin biosynthesis protein cobD~TIGRFAM: cobalamin biosynthesis protein CobD~PFAM: CobD/Cbib protein~TIGRFAM: cobalamin biosynthesis protein CobD); its protein translation is MNFLIILFFAIILDLIGELPTRIHPVVWIGKTIDFLYVRLPNKKISGVIITFLTSILYIIPLYFIAFLPMFLQIILYSIILSSTFSIKLLIKYPLEVKKRLDDIESARKKVSEIVSRDTSELSRTQIISAAIESLSENIVDSVVSPIFYALFFGIYGAVFYRVVNTLDAMIGYKNKEYREIGWFPAKLDDILNFIPARITGMLIVFASLLLNMDWRNSFKIMLRDSKVPDSPNAGYPMAATAGALQAKLEKPDHYVLGDDGKLNENSIDKAVRLAVVSIILYLAIVSALFSSLITYKL
- a CDS encoding adenylyl cyclase CyaB (COGs: COG1437 Adenylate cyclase class 2 (thermophilic)~InterPro IPR008172: IPR008173~KEGG: msi:Msm_0721 adenylate cyclase, class 2~PFAM: adenylate cyclase~SPTR: B9AG64 Putative uncharacterized protein~TIGRFAM: adenylyl cyclase CyaB~PFAM: CYTH domain~TIGRFAM: adenylyl cyclase CyaB, putative), whose product is MEVEVKAHVNNLKEIEDRLKKLGAEKIEEIYQEDIYFNAPDRDFSKTDEALRIRKIENEKTKIILTYKGPKIDKISKTREEVEVGIENLKNMVEILKFLGYKAVATIKKKRKVYKFKDFEICLDDVYKVGKFIEVEKNVKNKNKIKEYVDHAFKICKKLNIKNNFERRSYLELYLEKKRHQQ